In candidate division WOR-3 bacterium, the sequence CCGAGCCTCGCAGCGAGTTCCGGCTTGACTTGCGCGTTCAGCCGCGAGTTGAGTCCGGCCTTGAGCCGCGCGTTCAGTCTGCGGTTCAGTTCGGCACTGAGCGCCGCAGTGATCGCGGCAGTTCTGGTGCGAGTGCTTTGACCCCCAGCCGGTCTCGTGCGCAAGCCCTGTCCCTGCGGAGTCACCAGTTCGCTGGACTCCTCACCCCGACCCTCTCCTCGGGGAGGAGAGGGAGAAGGAAAGGCCCTGATTGCCATCTACATGTAGTGGTGTACCGCTCTCGGACCACAATTCTGCCGCCGGGGGGATGATCCGGAGGCTGCCTGCCCCGTGGCCTTCGCCGCTGCAATGCGAGGTGCACTGAAGCCTGCAATGACCGGTGCATTGATTCGAGCTTTGAACCGAGCGATGGCGTGAGCGATGACGCGTGCCATGCTGCGAGCCATTCGGTGAGCTTTGACGTATGCGATGCCGCGTGCAATGACTCATGCAGTGCGCGATGCAGTTTGCTACGCAGTCGACGACGCACTCGCCGACGCAGTCCGCTACGCGGTGAACGATCCTCTGACCGACACTTTCCGGCGAGCAATGACGGGTGCTTTGACCGACCCGACCGCGCCTTGAGCGCGAAGTAGCAGTCAGGACTTCGTCACCAGGAGACAAAGGGACCAAGAGGACCTTTGGGTCCGAGGTATCGTCTGCCCTGACATCGGTGTCTAGCTGTGGTTCATCAGCTTCCATCGTCGTCGCGCCGGTTGCGCCGTAGTTCGAGGGACGACCGCACTGTTTGACAGGGGCCGTTGAAGCCAAGTCAGAAGTCAGAAGGCAGAGTGCAGAAGGCAGGAGTCTGGTCGAGGACTTACCGCACCACGAAGGCGCCGACTTCTGGACCCGATGGTCTGGTCTGCGAGGCGGGCGGGGTCAGGCTGCCGGATCCCGCCCGCGCTCAGTTACCACGGGCCTACGGCCGCTACCGCCTGAACCGGTGGCGGATGGCGAGGAGGCGAGATGAGAAGAGGCGATAGAGCGCCCAGAGAGAGCAGCGAGAGCGGGGAACAGACTAGGAGCCTCCGAGCCGTACCCGACGCGTGGTCCTCTGCGGGCCCGGCGGTTGGAGCTCCTTTGCGTCCGGTGGGCCCCCATGTCCGTTGACAAGCAGCGGGCGAAGCCGATAATCAGATGTCTAGGAATCCTGATGAAGTGCGCCTCATTGCTGTTGGTTCTTCGCTGCCTGGTGCTGGCTGTCCCCGCCCAAGGGCGGGAGGCGATGCTTCCGGGCGCATCGCCGAGGCCCAATTTCCGGGCAGAGGATGTCCGGGAGCAGGTCCGGGTCAATCGCGCCCTCAACCGTCTTTCTGCTCGTTCGACTTCCTTGCTGGACGATGGTGAGTTCGTGATTGACACGAGCATCGTCCATGTGCCTGCGCAGGGCAACCAGCAGGTTCCTGCTGTCGCCTTCGACGGCGCCAATTTCCTGGTGGCGTGGCAGGATGCGCGCGGTGGCCGTATATTCGGTGCGCGGGTGACGCCGCAAGGCGCAGTACTCGACCCGGTGGGCGTCACCATTACGCCGGCACCGGGTGACCGGGGCTATCCTGACTTGTGTTTTGACGGCACGAACTTCCTGGTGGTATGGGAAGAAGACCGCACCGGCACCAACTGGGACATCCTCGGTGCGCGGGTATCACCGCAGGGAGGGGTACTTGATCCTTCGGCTATCCCCATTTCGGCTACGGAAGCTGACCAGATGACGCCTGCCGTTGCTTTCGATGGTGCAAACTCCCTGGTGGTATGGGCAGACGACCGCAGCGACACCACCGATACCACCGACAACATCTACGGTGCGCGGGTGACGCCGCAGGGCACGGTGCTTGATGCCGCCGGGATTCCGATCTCCACCGTGGATGACGACCAATCGACGCCCGCCATTGCCTTCGATGGCAGCAACTTCCTCGTGGCCTGGGAGGATTACCGGGACACCAGCAGCAACGTCTACGGTGCGCGGGTATCACCGCAGGGAGTAGTGCTCGACACTCTGGGTTTTCCCATCTCTGCCGCTGCTAACGACCAGTTGGCGCCGGCTGTTGTCTTCGACGGCGCGAGCTTCCTCACGGTCTGGCAGGATGCCCGCAGCGGCAGCGGCTACGACATCTACGGTGCTCGGGTGACGCCGCAGGGGGTGGTGCTCGATGCCACCGGGCTGGCTGTCTCGCGCGCGGCCGGCAACCAGGGCTTTCCGACCGCGGGTTTTGACGGCACGAACATCATGGTGGCGTGGGGCGACTATCGCGGCGGCAGCGGCTACGATGTCTACTGCGCGCGGGTGACTCCGCAAGGTGCCGTGCTCGATCCTGCGGGCATTGTCGTCTCGCAGGCGGCGCGCGAGCAGTACTACCCTGCGGTGGGTTTTGGTGGGGCGAACCTGCTCGTGGCGTGGCAAGATGACCGGAGCGGTACCGCCTACGATATCTATCTGGCGCGGGTAACGCCGGCAGGCACACTCCTCGACCCCGCCGGTATTGTCGCTTCGCTGGGGGCACATGGCCAGAGCGTTCCGGCCGCAGGATTCGACGGGACGAACTTCCTTGTTGTCTGGGAGGACTATCGCGACGACGCTGCGGGTGATGTCTATGGAGCGCGGGTGACGTCACAGGGCGGCGTGCTGGACCCCGCTGGGTTTGTCATCTCTCAGACGACTCGCGGACAGCTCTCTCCTGCCGTGGGTTTTGATGGGGCGAACTTCCTCACGGTCTGGCAGGATGCCCGCAGCGGCAGCGGCTACGACATTTACGGTGCGCGCGTGACGCCCCAGGGAACGGTGCTCGATCTCTCCGGTTTCGCCATCGCGCAGGCGCCTGATGAACAGAGCGCTCCGGTCGTGGAGTTTGATGGTACGAACTTCCTCGTCGTATGGCAGGACTATCGAGACAGCGTGCGTTTTCACATCTATGGTGCCCGGGTAACGCCACAAGGTACGGTACTCGATCCATCCGGCATCGCCATCACAAACGTTCCCGGGTTCCACTACGCCCCTGCCGTCGCCTTCGACACCACGAGTTTCCTCGTGACGTGGCAAGACACGCGCAACGGCAGCAATTGGGACATCTATGGTGCTCGGGTAACGCCGCAAGGTACGGTACTCGACCCCGGCGGCATCGTCATCTCAAACGCGGAAAACCACCAGCGTTTTCCTGCCGTAAGTTTCAACGGCGCGAACTTCCTCGTGGGATGGCAAGATAGCCGCTACGGCTACGATCACGACGTTTTCGGTGCCCGCGTGACGCCGCAAGGTTCACTGCTCGATCCAACCGGCAGACCGATTTCGACCTCCCCGGGCGAGCAGTCGGCACCTTCCATTGCCTTTGACGGCTCGGACTTTCTCGTAGTCTGGCAGGACTATCGCAACTTCGGCGACTTCGAAATCTACGGTGCGCGTGTGTCGCCGGGGGGGGCGGTGTTTCAGGGCGGTCCGGTCGTCCGCCAGATCGGAGACCAGATGTACCCTCGGCTGCGCGGAGGTGGCGGGGGCCGGACGCTGCTTGTCTACCAGGGCTGGGCCGGTACCGTAGACGGCAAGAACTACAATACCGACAGGGCTTGGGGCAAGACGGACCCGAATCCGGCCATAGAGGAGATATCAGAGCCCGAGGTGCGAGGCGTGACATCAGCGCCGACCATCATCGCGGGTACTCGGGGTGTCAATCGTCTTGCATCCTGCGTCGTCTTCGATGCGATGGGGCGGATGGTGGTGAATCCAAGGTCGGGCATCTACTTCGTCAGGGACGAGGTGCGAGGGGCGGGGGATGCGGGCAAGATGCGGAAGGTCGTCCTGCAGCGCTGAGCAGCAGAAGCTAGAACCTGCCTCTTCCCTCGAACCCGCATCAAGTGTGTGATCTTCGGTGACTCCCTCCCCGCCAGCGCTTCGGACTTCTGACATCCAGATCCCTCCATCTGACCTCGATTGGCCGCACAACCCGCGTCCATCCGTGACTGTCCGTGGTCGTTGCAGCAAGACGGCGTCCGCCGGTGTTTGACAAGCAGGGGCTGGCCGTCTACCATCACTCTCCATATGTCGCACATCAAACACGTTAAGGACGAGTTGGCCAGGCGGAACAAGGCCGCGCAGGTGGGCGGGGGCGAGGAGCCCATCGCCAAGCAGCATGCGGCCGGCAAGCTGACCGCGCGCGAGCGCATAGATATCCTGCTCGACAAGGGCAGCTTCGTGGAGTTGGACCGGCTGCGTATGCACGACTGCCACGACTTCGGAATGGAGAAGCGCAGGATTCCGGGCGACGCGGTGGTGACCGGGCACGGCCGGATTAATGGCCGGCCGGTTGCTGTCTTCTCGCAGGATTTCACGGTGTTCGGCGGCACGTTGTCGCGCGTGTTCGGTGAGAAGGTCTGCAAGGTGATGGATATGGCCATGCGGACCGGTATGCCGGTTGTCGGCCTGAATGACTCGGGCGGAGCGCGGATTCAGGAGGGCGTGGACAGCCTGGGCGCGTATGCGGATATCTTCCTGCGCAACACGCTCGCGTCAGGGGTAGTTCCTCAGATATCGGTTGTGCTCGGGCCGTGCGCGGGCGGCGCGGTCTATTCGCCCGCCCTTACCGACTTCATCATCATGTCCGAGCGGACGAGCTACATGTTCATCACCGGGCCTGAGGTGATCAAATCCGTGACTAAGGAAGAGGTGACCAAGGAGAAGCTGGGCGGCGCCGGCACCTGCAATGAGACCTCAGGGGTAGCCCATTTCAAGGCGATTGATGACAAGGATGCGCTGGAGATGTGCCGCAAGCTGCTATCCTACTTGCCCCAGTCGAACCGCGAGAAGCCGCCTGCCGCGACGTCGCGAGACGACCCGAATCGGGCATGCGAGGGAATCCAGGAGATAATCCCGGACGATACGCGCAAGCCGTACGACATGACCCAGATAATCCACAAGGTTGTTGACCAGGGCTCCTTCTTCGAGGTGCAGAAGTTCTGGGGCAAGAACATCGTCATCGGCTTCGCGCGGATGAACGGCGAGGTCATCGGCATCGTGGCGAACCAGCCCAAGTTCCTGGCCGGGTGCCTCGATATTGATGCTTCATGCAAGGCGGGCAGGTTCGTCCGGTTCCTCGACTGCTTCAACATCCCGATTCTGACGTTCGTGGACGTGCCCGGATTTCTGCCCGGGACCAACCAGGAGTACGGGGGGATCATCCGCCACGGCGCCAAGCTGCTCTATGCCTTCTGCGAGGCGACCGTGCCAAAGGTAACGATTATCACGCGCCGGGCGTACGGCGGAGCGTATGACGTAATGTCTTCGAAGCACATCCGCGGCGACTTCAACTTCGCCTACCCGACCGCTGAGATTGCGGTGATGGGTTCGGATGGCGCAGTCAACATCATCCACCGGAAGAAGATTGCGGAGTCGGCCGATCCGGAAGGGACGCGGAAGAAGCTGGTGGAGGACTACGAGGAGACGTTCGGGAACCCGTTCAAGGCTGCAGAACTTGGGTTTGTGGATGAGGTGATTGAGTTCGAGGAGACGCGGCGACGGGTCGTTGAGTCGTTCGAGATACTCAGGGACAAACAGGCCTCGAATCCGCCGCGGAAACACGGGAACATACCGCTTTGAGGAAATGTCGAAGGTCGAATGACGAATGACGAATCCCGGAAGGGTGGTCCGGACGTCGATTTGAGGCGAGTCGTCGAGAAGTGGGAGCAAGAGACGGTAGCTCCTGTGCTTAAGAAGGCGCCGGAGAGGGCGGAGGCGGCAGAGACGGTCTCGGGACTGCCGTTGAATCGGGCGTACACGCCCGACGCATCACGCCTTACGCAAGACGCATTGCGCATCTATGCAGAGCAGCTTGGGATGCCGGGGGAGTTTCCGTTCACACGGGGCGTGCAGCCGACCATGTATCGCTCGCGGTTCTGGACCATGCGGCAGTACGCAGGATTCGGTTCAGCCGAGGATACGAACAAGCGCTACCATTATCTGCTCGGGCAGGGGCAGACCGGGCTCTCCGTCGCATTCGACCTGCCGACACAGATGGGCTATGACTCGGATTCGGCGATGGCCAAGGGTGAGGTCGGAAAGGTCGGGGTCGCCATCTCGTCGCTAGAGGATATGGAGACTCTGTTCGCCGGAATCCCGCTGGACAAGGTCTCGACCTCGATGACCATCAACGCGACTGCCGGGATCCTGCTGGCGATGTATTGCGTGGTTGCGGAGAAGCAGGGGAAGAGCATCGGCGGTCTCGCGGGCACGATCCAGAACGACATCCTGAAGGAATACGTCGCGCGGGGGACGTACATCTTTCCGCCGAGGCCATCGTTGCGGCTTGTGACCGACATCATCGCCTGGTGCGCGGAGAACGTGCCGAAGTGGAACACCGTGAGCGTCTCCGGTTATCACATACGCGAGGCGGGCGCAACCGCGGTGCAGGAGGTCGCATTCACCATTGCCGACGGGCTTGAGTACATCAGGGCTGCCCTGAGCACGGGGTTGGCAATTGACAAGTTCGCGCCCCGACTCTCGTTCTTCTTCGCCGCACACTCGAACATCATTGAGGAGGTCGCGAAGTTCCGGGCAGCAAGGAGGCTCTGGGCAAGGCTGCTGCGGGAGCGATGGAACGCGTCTGATGAATCCTGCAAGCTCAGGTTTCACACTCAGACCGGCGGAGTGACCCTGACTGCTCAGCAGCCCGAGAACAACGTCATCCGGGTTGCCTATCAGGCGCTAGCCGCGGCGCTGGGCGGAACACAGAGTCTGCACACCAACTCGCGGGATGAGGCCCTGGCACTGCCGAGTGAGGAGTCGGTGCTCATTGCCCTGCGAACGCAGCAGATTGTCGCGCACGAGTCGGGAGTCGCGGACATTGTCGACCCGCTGGCCGGATCGTATGCGGTCGAGTCTCTGACGGACGAGATGGAGGAGCGAGCGCGGGAGCTGATCGGCAAGGTCGAGCAGATGGGCGGGGTGGTCTCGGCGATTGAGCAGGGGTTCATGCAGAACGAGATTGCGGATAGCGCGTACAAGTACCAGCAGGCGGTGGAGAAGAAACAGCGGATTGTGGTGGGAGTGAACAAGTACACGGAAGGGATCGAGGGATCGAGATCTCAAGCGATAGAGGGCAAGCTGCTGAGAGTTGACCAGGCGCTGGGTGACCGGCGCGCGGCTGAGCTGTCCGCGTTCAGGCGGAAGCGGGAAGCGCCAGAGGTCGCTGCAGCGCTCACAGCCCTGAAGGACAGGGCTCGAGGCACAGGGAATCTGATGGAAGCGATAGTAGCGGCCGTGCGGACAGGCGGGACTGTGGGCGAGATCAGCGACGCCTTGCGGACCGAGTTCGGCGAATACGACCGGCAGAGATGAACGGGCTCGCCAATCGCCATTCGCCCTTCGCCGTTCGTCGAGGAGCGACATGAGGGACATACGGAACTACGACGTTTTCAGGCTGGCCGACCGGCTGGCCCTGATGGTCTACCGCATCACGGTTTCCTTTCCCAGTGAGGAGAAGTACGGGCTGGTGTCTCAGATGCGTCGGGCAGCCCTGTCAATTCCCATAAACCTGGCAGAAGGCGCAGCCAGAAGCGGCGCGCGGGACTTCGCGCATTTCGTCGACATGGCGTTGGGTTCGTGCGAGGAAGTACGCTGCGAGGCCCACGTCGCCAGCGAGTTGGGCTACATGAGGACTGCTGATTGTCGCCAACTCGACAGTTCGTACGAGGATGTAAGCAAGATGCTGAACAAGCTCCGCTGCAAGATCCGCAACTCAGACCCGCGGTCCGGGGGCGAAAGGCGAAAAGCGGAGGGCGAAAGACGATCCACAGCGTCAAAGGAGGAGGCGAGCAATGGTCCGTAAGGTATCCCACATTGCCA encodes:
- a CDS encoding acyl-CoA carboxylase subunit beta, producing MSHIKHVKDELARRNKAAQVGGGEEPIAKQHAAGKLTARERIDILLDKGSFVELDRLRMHDCHDFGMEKRRIPGDAVVTGHGRINGRPVAVFSQDFTVFGGTLSRVFGEKVCKVMDMAMRTGMPVVGLNDSGGARIQEGVDSLGAYADIFLRNTLASGVVPQISVVLGPCAGGAVYSPALTDFIIMSERTSYMFITGPEVIKSVTKEEVTKEKLGGAGTCNETSGVAHFKAIDDKDALEMCRKLLSYLPQSNREKPPAATSRDDPNRACEGIQEIIPDDTRKPYDMTQIIHKVVDQGSFFEVQKFWGKNIVIGFARMNGEVIGIVANQPKFLAGCLDIDASCKAGRFVRFLDCFNIPILTFVDVPGFLPGTNQEYGGIIRHGAKLLYAFCEATVPKVTIITRRAYGGAYDVMSSKHIRGDFNFAYPTAEIAVMGSDGAVNIIHRKKIAESADPEGTRKKLVEDYEETFGNPFKAAELGFVDEVIEFEETRRRVVESFEILRDKQASNPPRKHGNIPL
- a CDS encoding methylmalonyl-CoA mutase; translated protein: MTNDESRKGGPDVDLRRVVEKWEQETVAPVLKKAPERAEAAETVSGLPLNRAYTPDASRLTQDALRIYAEQLGMPGEFPFTRGVQPTMYRSRFWTMRQYAGFGSAEDTNKRYHYLLGQGQTGLSVAFDLPTQMGYDSDSAMAKGEVGKVGVAISSLEDMETLFAGIPLDKVSTSMTINATAGILLAMYCVVAEKQGKSIGGLAGTIQNDILKEYVARGTYIFPPRPSLRLVTDIIAWCAENVPKWNTVSVSGYHIREAGATAVQEVAFTIADGLEYIRAALSTGLAIDKFAPRLSFFFAAHSNIIEEVAKFRAARRLWARLLRERWNASDESCKLRFHTQTGGVTLTAQQPENNVIRVAYQALAAALGGTQSLHTNSRDEALALPSEESVLIALRTQQIVAHESGVADIVDPLAGSYAVESLTDEMEERARELIGKVEQMGGVVSAIEQGFMQNEIADSAYKYQQAVEKKQRIVVGVNKYTEGIEGSRSQAIEGKLLRVDQALGDRRAAELSAFRRKREAPEVAAALTALKDRARGTGNLMEAIVAAVRTGGTVGEISDALRTEFGEYDRQR
- a CDS encoding four helix bundle protein, which codes for MRDIRNYDVFRLADRLALMVYRITVSFPSEEKYGLVSQMRRAALSIPINLAEGAARSGARDFAHFVDMALGSCEEVRCEAHVASELGYMRTADCRQLDSSYEDVSKMLNKLRCKIRNSDPRSGGERRKAEGERRSTASKEEASNGP